Genomic DNA from Lactuca sativa cultivar Salinas chromosome 8, Lsat_Salinas_v11, whole genome shotgun sequence:
TTTATGTCATAGGAGCCAAAGGAGATGAAGATGGGACCTAATTTGATGGATGAAGGTTATTAAAGCACattctaaaaaaaataatgatgtttttttttgcttattattaatttaattacaaAGAAAGTGTTGATATAACAATTTGGAGAGTTGCAGAACCGAGAGATTAAGCTCCATAGAAATGGCATGTACGAGGTTTGTCACTCTAAAAGCCATCCATGGAACGTGGACGCACTCGCAACTCCTCAGCCCTCGTATTCATACTTCCGGCATCGTTAGGGCTTTCTCCGCCCTCAAGTCGCCGCCGTCTACAGCAGTGTTCTACGAGAAACACGGTCCTCCGGATACTGTCACCAAGTTATATTCTCTCTTAGTAATTCGGCCTCTGTTACAGTTTTAATTACCAAATGATAAactcattaaaaaaaaaacttgtgtgCAGAGTAATCGAACTTCCACCGGTTCCAGTTGGAGCAAACGACGTCTGTGTTAAAATGCTTGCTGCCCCCATCAATCCATCTGACATTAATAGAATCGAAGGTTTGAAATGACACTTATTAATCCTATTCATTTGTTGTTGCTATTGGTTCCCGGTTTATGAATTTTCTCACTAGACGATGACTCGTAATTACCGGTATGCGTAAATTTTCCTttataaatccttaaattttcttTTGATTGATTGTTAAAACTGGAAAGAGGATGATGTGATTGTCACATATGCCTCAAATCTCCATGAATCACGGATCGAGGATGCTAGTTGCTTAACCTAATTCTTATCTTTTGAATCGAAATACCAAAAAGTCAACCAAATACTAGAAACTCCCTCTTACATTTATTCAAATAATCAATGCATTACCTGATGAAATGCATCTCCTCTCCAGTAACAGATTTAGTTTGAAACGAAAGTGTTTTTGGCATCTAGTATCAATGAAATCAGCAATCCAACAATATGAAATCACTGTAACTTTTGATAATGTTACATATACACATAATGTTGAGCATTGGGGTTTTACATGTTCATGTAGGTGTCTACCCTGTGAGGCCACCACTCCCAACTGTTGCAGGATATGAAGGAGTTGGCGAAGTTCACTCAATAGGCTCAGCAGTACAAGGTCTTTCTCCTGGCGATTTGGTTATGGCATCTCCACCATCACCTGGTAGACTCTTGATTTCAATCAATGATGATAGCTTTGTAGTACAAGCTACAAACCCATGCACATACAAATCATGTGTTTGAATCAATAAAGGTTTTCTTGTTAGGGACATGGCAGACACATGTTGTTAAAGATAAAGATTTCTGGCACAAAATTGATAGAGATACACCAGTTGAATATGCTGCCACAGTTACAATAAATCCTTTGACTGCACTTAGGATGATAGAAGACTATGTGGATCTCAAATCAGGTGCTAAAATGTCTGTTTTTATCATTACTTTTTAGTGTACTTTTATGTAAtgattttatgtctatacataagTAGGGGATGCAATTGTGCAAAATGGAGCAACTAGCATGGTTGGACAGTGTGTGATTCAGCTTGCTAAACTCCGTGGCATCCATACCATTAATATTATAAGGGACAGGTCAGCAAACAATTTCCCATTTTGCCCATTTGtatacttcagtgcttgattatttgtaattttgttCGATTGGTGGATTTTATTCACATGTAGGCCAGGGTCAGATGATGCGAAAGAGAAACTCAAGAAACTTGGTGCTGATGTCGTGTTTACCGAGAGCCAGCTTGATGTGAAAAATGTCAAGGGCTTTTTGGTAATTTTCATCTGAAAAACCTACAAACTGTGTTGTTTTATTTTTTCATTGTTTTATCTGTCAAGGTATGATATGATTtactctttttctttttttcactTGTTCATTTTGTAGGATAATTTACCCGAACCTGCATTGGGATTTAATTGTGTTGGTGGTAATGCTGCTTCTTTGGTTCTTAAATTCTTAAGGTAAGAGTagagcgtgtgtgtgtgtgtgtgtgtgtgtttaattatataaatttcatataattttaaGGTTTCTTTGGAATAAAATACGAATAATGGTTTCAGGCAAGGTGGAACAATGGTGACCTATGGTGGAATGGCTAAGAAGCCTGTAACTGTATCAACTTCATCCTTCATATTTAAAGTAAGTAATCAATTTTATCATTCATTCACATTTGACTCatttgatttttctaaattttgtaATATTTTCGTATTGCGAATGTCATAAAAGCACAACCTATTATTATTCTAACCCAATAATCATAAAAACCACTATATTAATATTGGCTTATAATAGGTTGTGTTTTTGTTTGTATTTGTTTAAATGCTTAGTAGAAATTAAACTTATTTTTCATGATTAATTTTGTCTAAGAATCATCAAAATGAATGTTTATGATGATAATTTGAATTTGCATGCAGGAGCTTTCATTGAAAGGATTCTGGTTGCAAAAATGGATTAGCTCAGATAGGAAAGAAGAGTGCAGAGAAATGATAGATTATCTTTTGGGATTGATTCGTGAGGGAAAATTGAAATACGAGTAAGTCCTCAATttattcccattaaggaaaataaataaatgagtgtGAATGTGTTAAAGGTTGGGACTTAATAGTTAATGGGGAGGGAGGTCTATATtagttttcttattttattttattaagttgTTCTTTTATGTATTAAATCAAAGAAGCATACATACCATATATAGCTTACCAGattaagtcttttttttttttttttgcagtatGGAGCTTGCTCCCTTCAGTGAGTTTCACACAGCATTAGACAAGGCACTTGGGAAGCTTGGAAGCCAACCTAAGCAAGTCATTAAGTTCTAATTCCACCTAATTATGACAATGTACTTCTAACCTTGTATCTTGTCTTTGATATTTACAagataatagtaataataatgaaAGTTGTTCCTTTTACATCATGTGTGCATCTTCTCTTTTAATAATTAGTCACTTTAAGTAATTGTTTTGAGGGCAATTCATAAAaactaagagtaaattacattttcagTTTTCGTCCCAAAATGTTTTCTTTTGTAATTTTGTAATTGACAATCAACTCTTCAAACTTTAACtagatttttaattattataaatttaacTTAAGTTGCATGATAATCGTGCTGTTATCTTCATCCAACCGCATATTGGCCAGTTTCATTTGATACTTTTTTATAGTTCAAGAAAAttaaataaactttttttttaataatttgatAGAATCAAAACATTTGCCCTGATGACATCAAACGATAGTACTTGATCATAGCCAAAAAGTCAAAACCACCTCCCTTAA
This window encodes:
- the LOC111886574 gene encoding enoyl-[acyl-carrier-protein] reductase, mitochondrial, which produces MACTRFVTLKAIHGTWTHSQLLSPRIHTSGIVRAFSALKSPPSTAVFYEKHGPPDTVTKVIELPPVPVGANDVCVKMLAAPINPSDINRIEGVYPVRPPLPTVAGYEGVGEVHSIGSAVQGLSPGDLVMASPPSPGTWQTHVVKDKDFWHKIDRDTPVEYAATVTINPLTALRMIEDYVDLKSGDAIVQNGATSMVGQCVIQLAKLRGIHTINIIRDRPGSDDAKEKLKKLGADVVFTESQLDVKNVKGFLDNLPEPALGFNCVGGNAASLVLKFLRQGGTMVTYGGMAKKPVTVSTSSFIFKELSLKGFWLQKWISSDRKEECREMIDYLLGLIREGKLKYDMELAPFSEFHTALDKALGKLGSQPKQVIKF